Below is a genomic region from Chromatiaceae bacterium.
GCCGACTTACTTGTCAACGACTTTACGTCCTCGGTAGAAACCGTCAGGGCTCACGTTGTGGCGCAGATGGGTCTCTCCCGACGTCGGGTCGATCGACAGCGATTCCGGTTTCAGGGCGTCGTGCGAGCGACGCATGCCGCGCTTGGAAGGGGTTTTGCGATTCTGTTGGACTGCCATGATGGTCTCCTCAAATTCAACGACTATTCAATCTCTTTTCTGTGTATCGCTCTTCCACGCCGCCAGTGCGGCGAACGGATGCTCCTCGCCCTCCCGGGGCGCCGGAGCGGTCGCCGACCGCGCATTGACGTCTTCGACCTTGACTTTGCAGTCCTGTGCCGGGTGCAGCGGCGCCGAAGGAATTGTGAGGATCAATTCGTCCTCTATCAGCGAACGCAGTTCC
It encodes:
- the rpmF gene encoding 50S ribosomal protein L32, with amino-acid sequence MAVQQNRKTPSKRGMRRSHDALKPESLSIDPTSGETHLRHNVSPDGFYRGRKVVDK